In the Peptoclostridium acidaminophilum DSM 3953 genome, one interval contains:
- a CDS encoding YbaB/EbfC family nucleoid-associated protein has product MAKKGFPGMMPGNMNNILKQAQKMQQEMEKMQGELESKEVEASVGGGAVIVKANGKKEILSVSIKPEVVDPDDVEMLEDLVLSAVNEALRLADEMVNSSMSKLTGGMNIPGMF; this is encoded by the coding sequence ATGGCTAAGAAAGGTTTCCCGGGAATGATGCCTGGAAATATGAACAATATACTAAAGCAGGCACAGAAAATGCAACAGGAAATGGAAAAGATGCAAGGCGAGCTTGAAAGCAAAGAGGTTGAAGCATCGGTTGGCGGAGGCGCTGTAATAGTCAAGGCAAACGGCAAGAAGGAGATACTAAGCGTGAGTATAAAGCCGGAGGTTGTAGATCCTGACGATGTAGAGATGCTAGAAGATCTTGTGCTAAGCGCCGTAAACGAGGCACTTAGGCTTGCGGATGAGATGGTAAATTCTTCGATGTCAAAGCTCACAGGAGGAATGAACATACCTGGTATGTTTTAA
- the dnaX gene encoding DNA polymerase III subunit gamma/tau produces the protein MHKALYRTFRPMKFGDVVGQDHIIRTLKNQISGGNVAHAYLFSGTRGTGKTSTAKIFARSINCLSPADAEPCNSCEMCRAIIDENIMDVVEIDAASNNGVDDIRELRENVKYPPARGKYKVYIVDEVHMLSQGAFNALLKTLEEPPSYVVFILATTEPHKLPATILSRCQRFDFKRLGVGEIVGRMKGICAEVGVCADEEALNLIGMSSQGAMRDALSILDQCMSYSSECISYEDVVSLLGTVNFEALSRLSDAIIRQDVKACLEMINELVVWGKDIKNFTQELTEHFRNIIIAKLDGRGDGILGVTGEMAAEISRQSQGISGDELIRIIKQLSALQNDMRYASNPRIVLEVAIMKICSIEEDSKSEALIARISRLERLLSGVKAGAHTAEAQSQPKEFEKPKEATKLTEDEPEVCKNASEKKRIERQNDDIDKLWKDILGLIKDDRRIPVQAMLKEGTPLEIGKGVFKVMFKDSFDFHRKALSKDENAAYLRSVVKRVTGEDMYINLVIESEISSEKSPQEDALDEIRRLEEIFPPEVLQIKDSLE, from the coding sequence TATCTTTTTTCCGGGACAAGAGGAACGGGCAAGACTTCAACTGCAAAGATATTTGCAAGAAGCATAAACTGCCTTTCGCCGGCTGATGCGGAGCCGTGCAACAGTTGCGAGATGTGCAGGGCGATAATAGACGAGAACATAATGGATGTAGTTGAGATAGATGCAGCTTCAAACAACGGAGTGGACGACATCAGGGAGCTGCGGGAAAATGTCAAGTATCCCCCGGCAAGAGGCAAATACAAGGTGTATATAGTAGATGAGGTTCACATGCTTTCGCAGGGGGCCTTCAACGCACTCCTAAAGACGCTCGAGGAGCCTCCTTCCTATGTTGTTTTCATCTTGGCCACGACAGAGCCGCACAAGCTTCCGGCAACAATACTCTCAAGATGTCAAAGATTTGATTTTAAAAGACTTGGCGTGGGAGAAATTGTAGGAAGGATGAAGGGCATATGCGCGGAAGTGGGCGTGTGCGCAGACGAAGAGGCTCTAAATCTAATAGGAATGAGCTCGCAGGGAGCCATGAGGGATGCGCTGAGCATACTAGACCAGTGCATGTCATACAGCAGCGAGTGCATAAGCTACGAAGATGTGGTCAGCCTGCTTGGCACTGTTAATTTTGAAGCGCTTTCGAGGCTGAGCGATGCTATCATAAGGCAGGATGTCAAAGCTTGCCTTGAAATGATAAACGAGCTTGTAGTGTGGGGCAAAGACATAAAGAATTTCACTCAGGAGCTCACCGAGCATTTCAGAAACATTATTATAGCAAAGCTCGACGGCAGGGGCGATGGAATACTCGGAGTCACCGGTGAGATGGCTGCTGAAATAAGCAGGCAGTCGCAGGGCATAAGCGGTGATGAACTCATAAGGATAATTAAACAGCTCTCGGCGCTGCAAAATGACATGAGGTATGCTTCAAATCCAAGGATAGTGCTTGAAGTGGCCATAATGAAAATATGCAGCATAGAGGAGGATTCAAAGAGCGAAGCTCTAATTGCAAGGATATCAAGACTAGAGAGGCTGCTCTCCGGCGTCAAGGCGGGAGCGCATACTGCTGAGGCTCAGAGCCAGCCCAAGGAGTTTGAAAAGCCAAAAGAAGCGACAAAGCTTACGGAAGATGAGCCCGAGGTCTGCAAAAATGCAAGTGAGAAGAAGCGAATTGAAAGACAAAATGACGATATAGACAAGCTCTGGAAGGACATACTGGGACTTATAAAAGACGACAGAAGAATTCCAGTGCAAGCCATGCTAAAGGAAGGCACTCCGCTTGAAATAGGCAAAGGTGTTTTCAAGGTGATGTTCAAGGACAGCTTTGATTTTCACAGAAAAGCGCTTAGCAAGGATGAAAATGCCGCATATCTGAGAAGTGTAGTAAAGCGAGTTACAGGTGAAGACATGTATATAAACCTTGTCATTGAGTCTGAGATATCGAGTGAAAAATCTCCACAGGAGGATGCTCTCGACGAGATAAGGCGCCTGGAAGAAATATTTCCGCCGGAGGTGCTCCAGATAAAAGATTCGCTGGAGTAG